The genomic DNA GTGACGAAGGTCATATCAATAGCAGTGCAAAAAGGCGGCAGCGGCAAGACCACTTCTGCCGGTGTGATTGCGTATCTTTTGAGTCAGAAATTTAAAGTCCTAGCCATTGATTTAGACAGCCAGGGTAATCTCACAGAACTTCTTACGCAACGGGATATATATGACTTTCATGAACAAACCGTGTTAGAAGCCATGCAGGGTAAAGATGCATCAGAATACATACATACGGTCTCCGAGTCTCTGGACATGCTGACAGCGGATGATTTGTTGGCCACTTTTAGTCGATGGTTATATACAGAGTATAAAGGCAATCGCTCCCTCATTTTACGAGAAACCCTTCAACCAATTGTCAGCCGGTACGACTATGTGATTATTGACACCCCTCCTGCATTAGGAGACCAGACGATTAATGCTTTGGCTGCTAGTGATGCAGTACTTATCATGTTTGAAACGTCTCAGTTCTGTTATTCGGCATTGGGCCGGTTTATTGAGACTGCAGAGCATGTGCAGAAGATGGTCAATCCCAATTTGAAAATAGCCGGGATATTGAGAGCAATAATTGACAAGCGAAGAGTGGATTCAAAGGCACTCTCTGAACTGGTAGAAGAAGAGTATCCAGACTTAGTATTTAAGTCCATCGTCACGCGTAAAGCGGCCACCGGACGTCTAAGCATTCAGGGATTCAACGGTAACACTGAAATTAATGATGCCGTTAGGCAATATAAGTATGTAGTAAAGGAGCTGCTGCAACGTGTCTAATCGCATGGAGGAACTTAAAAATAAATCGAAGCGTAAAGCAACGTCTAGCCCCTACAGTCTTATAGACGATTCTGGCGAAACTAATCAACACTTAGGTGACGAAAACGTATCCCGAAACGTAAACGTACACAAGAGGCGAAAGAAGTTTGAAGAACGATATAGCCGAGCGACTCTTTATATTGAAAATGACCTTTTGGAGCTTCTAAATGAGGTATCTGGAGTTGAAAAGGGAGAAAAAACGCGCATTGTAAATGATGCTTTGAGAAAATATCTAAAAGTGTAAACGTATACGTAAACGTTGATATAACGTAATGGGATAAGAGGTGTAGGAATGCCCAAACGTTCTGAGTTTTGGTTTGATTCCAATGGTCTGAATCTAAACGCAGCTCATTCTGTTAACAGTGCAGCTCATGTTGAAGCTATTACTGCTTTCTTACTTTCAGCTGAAAGTCTTGTTCCCGAGATGCTGGAGGAGTTACGTGATATATCCCCTTTTTATACACCAACAGTGGGGAGAACACTGTGGTCCTGGTGGCCGCCAGAAGAATGGTGGAAACTGCTTGCTAAAGTTGATAACGAAGAGTGCCACTGGTTCTATTCGGCTCTTTCCAA from Alicyclobacillus sp. SO9 includes the following:
- a CDS encoding ParA family protein, which gives rise to MTKVISIAVQKGGSGKTTSAGVIAYLLSQKFKVLAIDLDSQGNLTELLTQRDIYDFHEQTVLEAMQGKDASEYIHTVSESLDMLTADDLLATFSRWLYTEYKGNRSLILRETLQPIVSRYDYVIIDTPPALGDQTINALAASDAVLIMFETSQFCYSALGRFIETAEHVQKMVNPNLKIAGILRAIIDKRRVDSKALSELVEEEYPDLVFKSIVTRKAATGRLSIQGFNGNTEINDAVRQYKYVVKELLQRV